The DNA segment AGTACGCAGGCACGTGCGCACCGTGGCGGCGCAGGCGCTGGACTGGCGGGAGGTGATCGCCGCGCTGCGGCCGCTGACCGTGGCCCTGTGGAAGCGCCTGCCGGTGGCGGAGCGCCGCCGTTTCCTGCGGCACGTGGCGGTGTACTGGGACGTGCACCGCCACCGCGCCGCTCCCCAGCTGTCCGCTCGCCTCGCCGGGCTGGTGGCGGAGGGGCAGGTGCAGCCCCAGGCGGGTCGCGTGCTGTCCTATGCCGAACGGGAAGACGGCGTCGACGTCACCTTCCGCCCGCGCGGCGCCGCGGAGCCGACGACGCTGACCGTGGGCGCGGTGATCAACTGCACGGGTCCCGCGAGCGATCCGCGCACGCTGGAAGAGCCGCTGCTGCAGGCCATGAGCGCGCGAGGGCTGCTGGCCCGCGACCCGCTGGGACTGGGCATCGAGGTGGGCGATGGATACGCGGTGCGCGACGCGGAGGGGCGCGACTCCGAGGTCCTGTTCTACGTCGGACCGTTCCTCAAGGCGCGAGACTGGGAGGCCACCGCCGTGCCGGAGCTTCGCGTGCACGCGGCGAAGCTGGCCGAGGTCTTGGCCGCGTCGCTGGATCGGGCCGCACCTGACCCGGCGCTCGCGCCTGCCTGACCGATCCGCGCCGGCCCGCCGTGGACCCCCCGGCGGGCCGGCGTGTACGTACGGAACCGCTTACCCACCAAACGCTTTCCGCCGTGAGTCAGCCGACCCCCATCATTGCCCTCGACGTGCCGTCGCGCCGCGAGGCCGAGGCCCTGCTGGACCAGTTGGGTCCCGCGGCGGACTTCGTGAAGGTGGGGCTTCAGCTGTTCACGGCGGAGGGGCCGGACGTCGTTCGCGCGATGACGGACCGCGGATGCCGGGTATTCCTGGACCTGAAGCTGCACGACATCCCGAACACGGTGGCGCACGCCGTGGAGTCTGCCGCGCTCCTGGGTGTTGACCTGCTGACGCTTCACGCCTCCGGCGGCGCGACGATGATGCGCGCCGCGCGGTCCGCCGCTGGCGAGAGCGGTCCCAAGCTGTTGGCTGTCACCGTGCTCACGTCGCTCTCCGATGCCGAAGTGGCAGAGGCGTGGGGGCGGGATTCGCTCTCGGTCGCGGCTGAGGTGGGGCGCCTGGCCCGGCTGGCGGAAGGGGCGGGGATGGATGGCGTGGTCGCCTCCGTCCGCGAGCTGCCGACCGTCCGCGCCGTAACGGGAGCGGGATTCCTGACGCTGACGCCGGGCATCCGCCTGGCCGGTGACGACGTGGGCGACCAGACGCGCGTCGCCACCCCGGCCGAGGCGGCGCGGCTGGGCGCGGATTACGTGGTGCTCGGCCGGTCCGTCACGACCGCGGCGGACCCCGCCGGGGCGCTGGCCCGGGCGGTCCGCGAGCTGAACGAAGCCGTATCGGAAGGGATTGCGGGATAGATGAAGACCATTCGCTGGATACCGATCGCGTTCGCGCTGCTGCTGGCGCTCCTCGCGCCCCGTGCGGCGACGGCGCAGCAGGCGCCCGCGCCTCTGCAGAACTTCGTCGGCACCGTCGCACGGCTGTGGGCGGATGGAAACGCGGAGGACATCGTGGACTTGGCGGCGAGCGGGCGCATCGTGCTGGACCTGGCGGGAGAGGGCCCCGGCGAGGTGCAGGAGCGCAACGCCGCCGCTGCGCTGCGGCGTCTGTTCAGCGCTCGCGAAACGGTGTCTACCCGCACCACGCAGGTGGCCATCTCCGGCGGTACTCCGCTCCGCGGCTTCGGCGAGCTGACGTGGGTGGCGCGCCCCAAGGGCGTCACCGACACCGAGGCGTCCGTCGTCTACATCGGCGCCGTGTGGGACGGACGCGCGTGGCGGCTGCGCGAACTTCGTGTGCTGCGGTAGGGGCCGCTCGCGGACCCAACTCCGCTGGGGCGAATGAATTCGCGGCAACGACGGCCCGAAGTCCGCCTTCGCGGACTGCTTCTCATCGGCCGCGCTGACACGCGTCCGGGTGCGCTGCAAACTATCGCTGCGCACCCGTTGTCATCCTGAGCCCCAGGTGCGCCGCATTTGCCCGCAAACCGCTGTTCGCGGGGCGAAGGATCTAAGCCGGCGCCTTTCGGTCTGGGCGCGGTAGCGGTCCCCTTGCGTGGGCCTCAGCTGCCGTGGGCCCTCACCCGGCCGCGCTGACACGCGTGCCACCCTCTCCCGCAAGCGGGAGAGGGTGTACACATCAGCCTGGGGGCGTGCTCCGGCAGGAAGTGGTGCACGAAAGCTGTCATCCTGAGCCCCAGGCGCACCGCACTTCCCCGCACACCACGGCTCGCGGGGCGAAGGATCTAACCGCGGAAGCCTCTCCCTCCGGGCGCGGCAGCGGTCACCCATGCCGAGGCCGCTCCGTCCGAATGCGAGAGCCCTGCCGAAGTGCAATCGAATTCTCCCCCTCTCCCGCTTGCGGGAGAGGGGGCCGGGGGGAGAGGGCGGCCGAGGCATGCGCCGGAGCCAGTCGGAACGCCGCACAGGTCGTGAACGAGTTCCGCCGCAGCACGACACGAGTGGGGGCGCACAGGACTGACTCCCTTCCCCCGCGGGGTTTGCGGGGGAAGGGCTGGGGATGGGGGCGCCCGCCGCATGCGCCGGACCCGGTCGAAACGCTCCCTCACCCGCCAGG comes from the Longimicrobium sp. genome and includes:
- the pyrF gene encoding orotidine-5'-phosphate decarboxylase: MSQPTPIIALDVPSRREAEALLDQLGPAADFVKVGLQLFTAEGPDVVRAMTDRGCRVFLDLKLHDIPNTVAHAVESAALLGVDLLTLHASGGATMMRAARSAAGESGPKLLAVTVLTSLSDAEVAEAWGRDSLSVAAEVGRLARLAEGAGMDGVVASVRELPTVRAVTGAGFLTLTPGIRLAGDDVGDQTRVATPAEAARLGADYVVLGRSVTTAADPAGALARAVRELNEAVSEGIAG